From a region of the Myroides sp. JBRI-B21084 genome:
- a CDS encoding ribonuclease Z gives MKVKEKNNVVIFKKSAEDFTVFADKIIENDHVFKNKNVLIDLEEIDLRPSQIIPFEAIAVMQKKQKKSFVIVANVDFDEIGEEIIVVPTVQEGFDIIEMEEIERDLGF, from the coding sequence ATGAAAGTAAAGGAAAAAAATAATGTAGTTATTTTTAAAAAAAGCGCTGAAGATTTTACAGTTTTTGCAGATAAAATAATAGAAAACGATCATGTTTTTAAAAACAAAAATGTATTAATTGATTTAGAAGAAATAGATTTGCGACCTTCACAAATTATACCTTTTGAAGCAATTGCAGTGATGCAAAAAAAGCAAAAAAAATCGTTTGTAATTGTTGCTAATGTTGATTTTGATGAAATTGGCGAAGAAATAATTGTAGTGCCTACCGTACAAGAAGGTTTTGATATTATTGAAATGGAAGAAATTGAAAGAGATTTAGGTTTTTAA
- a CDS encoding ribonuclease Z — MKVSILGCYSATPRTITNPTAQVLEINNQMYLIDCGEGTQVQLRKHKIKFSRINHIFISHLHGDHFFGLIGLISTFSLLNRPNDLHVYGPKGIKDIILLQIKLSKSYTKYNLHFHELEATQSELIFEDDKIAVYTLPLKHRVYANGFLFKEKPGLRRINFEEAKKYPIEVCYFNKLKQGFNLTQKNGDVIKNEWVTFDPLPTQSYAFCSDTIYNEELIPLIENTDVLYHESTFLEKDIEKCIPTGHSTAKQAASIAKQANVKHLILGHYSTRYADIQLFKQEAEAVFTPVLLADDGLVFKF, encoded by the coding sequence ATGAAAGTTAGTATTTTAGGTTGCTATTCTGCAACACCACGTACCATAACAAACCCAACAGCACAGGTTTTAGAAATTAACAACCAAATGTATTTAATTGATTGTGGCGAAGGTACGCAAGTGCAGTTACGCAAGCATAAAATTAAATTCTCACGCATTAACCACATTTTTATATCGCATTTACATGGCGATCATTTTTTTGGATTAATAGGTTTAATATCAACCTTTTCGCTTTTAAATCGCCCAAATGATTTACATGTTTATGGACCAAAAGGCATTAAAGACATTATATTACTTCAAATAAAATTAAGTAAATCGTACACCAAATACAATTTGCATTTTCATGAATTAGAAGCAACACAATCTGAACTCATTTTTGAAGACGATAAAATAGCGGTATATACTTTACCTTTAAAACACCGTGTTTACGCCAATGGCTTTTTGTTTAAAGAAAAACCAGGTTTACGCCGAATAAATTTTGAAGAAGCTAAAAAATATCCTATCGAAGTATGTTATTTTAACAAATTAAAACAAGGTTTTAACTTAACGCAAAAAAACGGTGATGTAATTAAAAATGAATGGGTAACGTTTGACCCGTTACCAACACAATCTTACGCATTTTGTTCGGATACCATTTATAACGAAGAACTAATTCCGTTAATTGAAAATACCGATGTGTTGTATCATGAAAGTACTTTTTTAGAAAAAGATATTGAAAAATGTATTCCTACAGGGCATTCAACTGCTAAGCAAGCGGCAAGTATTGCCAAACAAGCAAATGTAAAACATTTAATTTTAGGGCATTATTCTACCCGTTATGCAGATATTCAACTATTTAAACAAGAAGCTGAAGCAGTTTTTACCCCAGTTTTATTAGCAGACGACGGTTTGGTTTTTAAATTTTAA
- the pdxH gene encoding pyridoxamine 5'-phosphate oxidase, whose product MNDLSNYRKSYDKSELLESMIDENPMMQFQKWFYETEQFGGVDEVNAMSVSTIGLDGFPKTRIVLLKKYDENGFTFVTNYDSEKGKALLQNPHICLSFFWPSIERQVIIKGLAEKQSEAYSEGYFHSRPKGSQLGTVVSPQSQVIPNREFLDNKLKELENQYEHSEVNRPENWGGVLVRPVSIEFWQGRPNRLHDRIIYTLLPTGDWRIERLAP is encoded by the coding sequence ATGAACGATTTAAGTAATTACAGAAAATCATACGATAAAAGCGAATTGTTAGAATCGATGATTGATGAAAATCCAATGATGCAATTTCAAAAATGGTTCTACGAAACCGAGCAATTTGGTGGAGTAGATGAAGTAAATGCCATGAGTGTTTCAACAATAGGGTTAGATGGTTTTCCTAAAACGCGCATTGTTTTACTTAAAAAGTACGATGAAAACGGCTTTACTTTTGTAACTAATTACGATTCTGAAAAAGGAAAGGCTTTATTGCAAAATCCGCACATTTGCTTGTCGTTTTTCTGGCCTTCCATTGAAAGGCAGGTCATTATTAAAGGATTAGCCGAAAAACAATCTGAAGCTTATTCAGAAGGATATTTTCATTCACGCCCCAAAGGCAGTCAGTTAGGTACCGTTGTATCGCCTCAAAGTCAAGTAATTCCAAACCGAGAATTCTTAGATAACAAACTAAAAGAACTGGAAAATCAATATGAACATTCTGAAGTTAATAGACCAGAAAATTGGGGTGGTGTTTTAGTACGCCCTGTTTCAATAGAATTTTGGCAAGGTCGCCCAAACCGTTTACACGATAGAATTATTTATACATTGTTACCAACGGGCGATTGGCGTATTGAACGCTTGGCACCGTAA
- a CDS encoding prolyl oligopeptidase family serine peptidase: MKIVLKLVFILISTFAYCQPKAILNKTTYQFWLNEPKKVTDKMPLIVFLHGRSLSGTNIEKVKRYGALKGVEKGLDIPAYLVAPQLPSGPWNPERVDEIVNYMVKTYNIDEERIYVTGMSLGSYGTMKYVGAYPNKVAAAVSICGGGDVNDACNLAQVPIKVIHGDKDFIVPLSESQKIVNAVKKCNKNAPIEFQVIKGGSHGSVEDFYRHQELYNWLLQHSKTKNTL; the protein is encoded by the coding sequence ATGAAAATTGTATTAAAATTAGTTTTTATTTTAATAAGCACATTTGCTTATTGCCAACCCAAAGCCATATTAAACAAAACTACGTATCAATTTTGGTTAAACGAACCTAAAAAAGTAACCGATAAAATGCCTCTAATTGTTTTTTTACACGGGCGCAGTTTATCTGGAACCAACATAGAAAAAGTAAAACGATACGGTGCTTTAAAAGGGGTAGAAAAAGGGCTAGATATACCTGCTTATTTAGTGGCGCCACAATTACCTTCGGGGCCATGGAACCCAGAACGAGTTGACGAAATTGTTAATTATATGGTTAAAACGTATAATATTGATGAAGAAAGAATTTATGTTACCGGTATGAGTTTAGGATCGTACGGTACCATGAAATACGTTGGGGCATATCCTAATAAAGTAGCTGCAGCAGTATCTATTTGCGGTGGCGGCGATGTTAACGACGCATGTAATTTAGCGCAAGTGCCTATAAAGGTAATTCACGGCGATAAAGATTTTATTGTGCCGTTATCAGAATCGCAAAAAATTGTAAATGCCGTTAAAAAGTGCAATAAAAATGCACCAATAGAATTTCAGGTAATTAAAGGGGGCAGTCACGGTAGTGTAGAAGATTTTTACCGCCATCAAGAACTTTATAATTGGTTGTTACAACATTCTAAAACTAAAAATACATTATAA